From Patagioenas fasciata isolate bPatFas1 chromosome 15, bPatFas1.hap1, whole genome shotgun sequence, a single genomic window includes:
- the ECI1 gene encoding enoyl-CoA delta isomerase 1, mitochondrial, with amino-acid sequence MAAGSTLGRWIVRSGVLPLSRRPPAWGRAARQPPGLPLAPARAFSNNKILVELDESSGVATMKFKSPPVNSLSLDFLTEFCISLEKLENNRACRGVIFTSAIPKIFSSGLDITEMCGKSTEHYAEFWRAVQEMWLRLYGCNMVTIAAVNGSSPAGGCLIALSCDYRIMVDNPKFNIGLNEAQLGIVAPFWFKDTFVNVVGQRIAERSLQLGALHPAPEALKLGLVDELVPEEKLQEKAAAVMAQWLALPDHARQITKSMMRKTVLDRLISHREEDIQHFISFTSKESIQKSLRMYMEMLRKKKSG; translated from the exons ATGGCGGCGGGATCGACCCTCGGTCGGTGGATCGTCCGGTCAG gtgtgCTGCCCCTCAGCCGCCGGCCCCCAGCGTGGGGCAGGGCAGCCCGGCAGCCCCCCGGCCTCCCACTCGCCCCGGCACGGGCCTTCAGCAACAACAAGATCCTAGTGGAGCTGGACGAGAGCTCAG GCGTCGCCACGATGAAGTTCAAGAGCCCCCCGGTCAACAGCCTCAGCCTGGACTTCCTCACCGAGTTCTGCATAAGCTTGGAGAAGCTGGAGAACAACCGGGCCTGCCGGGGCGTGATCTTCACATCC GCCATCCCCAAAATTTTCTCATCTGGCCTGGACATCACTGAGATGTGTGGCAAGAGCACAGAGCACTACGCTGAGTTCTGGAGAGCTGTGCAGGAGATGTGGCTCCGGCTCTACGGCTGCAACATGGTGACAATTGCTGCAGTCAAC GGGTCCAGCCCAGCGGGAGGCTGTCTCATTGCCTTGTCCTGTGACTACAGGATCATGGTGGACAACCCCAAATTCAACATCGGCCTGAACGAAGCCCAGCTGGGCATTGTGGCTCCCTTCTG GTTTAAGGACACATTTGTGAATGTTGTGGGACAGCGAATTGCTGAACGCTCCCTCCAGCTGGGTGCCCTCCACCCCGCACCCGAGGCCCTCAAGCTTGGCCTTGTGGATGAGCTGGTGCCAGAGGAGAAGCTCCAAGAAAAGGCTGCGGCTGTCATGGCGCAATGGCTGGCCCTGCCCG ACCATGCCCGTCAGATCACCAAGTCCATGATGAGGAAGACTGTGCTGGACCGCCTGATATCTCACCGGGAGGAAGACATTCAGCACTTCATCAGCTTCACCTCAAAAGAGTCCATCCAGAAGTCACTTCGCATGTACatggagatgctgaggaagaagaagagtGGCTGA